From the Mycoplasmatota bacterium genome, one window contains:
- a CDS encoding ATP-binding cassette domain-containing protein, whose product MITVSNLDLIFSDKKIFKNVNLKFTPGNCYGVIGANGAGKSTFLKILSGEMDSTKGEVIIEKGKRMAVLKQDHYEYEDFAVIDTIIMGHKRLYDIMKEKELLYAKVPFTEEDGIKTANLEMEFAELDGWNAEFEAEKLLHGLNVDKVNFQKKMSEVTGQDKVKILLAQALFGNPDILLLDEPTNHLDFETIRWLENFLLHYENTVITVSHDRHFLNKVCTHIVDIDFGVAKLYPGNYDFWRESSQLAQKLMLDANKKKEEKVKELKSFIARFSANASKSSQATSRKKSLEKINLDEIVPSSRKYPFVGFELSRDLGKDVLTVENLSASFEGKKVFENVSFTIYRDDKIALLGKNDLARTVLLRILAGELLPDSGTFKWGQTVVHAHLPIDNTSYFNNCDLNLIDWLRQYSKDPAEVYIRGFLGRMLFSGNQPLKKVQVLSGGEKMRCMLSKLMLAHANTLLIDQPTNHLDLESIQSVNTGLKEFKGSLILTSHDHSLLSSVSNKVIEIGDKGSYTFEGSFEEYLDNTMAKNLVNKLYI is encoded by the coding sequence ATGATTACAGTATCAAATTTAGATTTAATATTTTCAGATAAAAAAATATTTAAAAACGTCAATTTAAAATTTACACCAGGTAATTGTTACGGTGTAATTGGAGCAAATGGAGCAGGTAAATCTACATTTTTGAAGATTTTGTCCGGTGAAATGGATTCAACAAAAGGCGAAGTTATTATTGAAAAAGGGAAAAGAATGGCTGTTTTAAAACAAGACCATTACGAATACGAAGACTTTGCGGTTATTGATACAATTATCATGGGTCATAAAAGGTTATATGATATTATGAAAGAAAAGGAATTATTGTATGCAAAAGTTCCTTTTACTGAAGAAGATGGAATAAAAACAGCAAATCTAGAAATGGAATTTGCTGAGCTAGATGGATGGAATGCTGAGTTTGAAGCTGAAAAGTTATTACATGGATTAAATGTAGATAAAGTTAATTTCCAAAAAAAAATGAGCGAAGTAACTGGTCAAGATAAAGTCAAAATTTTACTAGCGCAAGCATTATTTGGAAACCCTGACATTTTATTACTTGATGAACCGACAAACCACTTAGATTTTGAAACCATTCGGTGGTTAGAAAATTTCTTGCTTCATTATGAAAACACTGTCATTACTGTCTCCCATGATAGACATTTTCTAAATAAAGTTTGTACACATATAGTAGATATTGATTTTGGAGTAGCCAAACTTTACCCAGGAAATTATGACTTTTGGAGAGAATCATCACAATTAGCACAAAAATTAATGCTTGATGCAAATAAGAAAAAAGAAGAAAAGGTGAAAGAATTAAAATCTTTTATTGCTAGGTTTAGTGCGAATGCTTCAAAATCATCGCAAGCAACATCACGAAAAAAATCTCTTGAAAAAATTAATCTTGACGAAATTGTTCCTTCTTCGAGAAAATATCCATTTGTTGGGTTTGAATTAAGTAGAGATTTAGGGAAAGATGTTTTAACAGTTGAAAATTTATCCGCTTCTTTTGAAGGAAAAAAAGTATTTGAAAATGTCTCATTCACCATATACCGTGATGATAAAATTGCTTTACTAGGAAAAAATGATTTGGCAAGAACCGTACTATTACGCATTTTAGCTGGTGAGTTATTACCAGATAGTGGTACATTTAAATGGGGACAAACTGTTGTACACGCTCATTTACCAATTGATAACACAAGTTATTTTAATAATTGTGATCTAAACTTGATCGATTGGTTGAGACAATATTCAAAAGACCCAGCTGAAGTTTATATTCGAGGGTTTTTAGGTAGAATGTTATTTTCCGGAAATCAACCACTTAAAAAGGTACAAGTACTATCAGGTGGAGAGAAAATGCGTTGTATGTTGTCTAAACTGATGTTAGCACATGCAAATACTTTACTGATTGACCAACCAACAAATCATCTGGATTTAGAATCAATTCAGTCTGTAAATACCGGATTAAAAGAATTTAAGGGATCTCTTATTTTAACATCCCACGATCATTCATTATTATCAAGTGTTTCCAATAAAGTGATAGAAATTGGGGATAAAGGATCCTATACATTTGAAGGATCATTTGAAGAATATTTAGACAATACAATGGCAAAGAATTTAGTAAATAAACTATATATCTAA
- a CDS encoding N-acetylmuramoyl-L-alanine amidase, with product MKFKSIVIAFFLVFILVACDKTETQTTTETTTEATETTQKKEVIQVSTEAIDYDIMSGISESINLSNGSSVTGLTDVEVTKNLITFNNTPLQNEIMTPLEKVNQLSLDIQVLFNEALSKTVFYEDNSIDLSLDNLTLDINSYELSDTSLIEKIEADITLTTNHELVKSNHLTDEVKINIVFNEQLFKISMQNNVSKDEVLNLKIDLIENKIEAGYNLDNEGVSFTIQNDEDGNQLIRIEKANSTESSEQNLYFYGDKRNGAIFSKLEKPQTTIIDYEVFNKRNGTIYKAMSFEGEEESYSYNGITLNNIKNWRNAIINESRFELGLNHDLTFVQENLTNSLVTDKTNYHFSTNGFNVKNSNIYGDTPYYLAGYFIESQNYIEQMYQLDFELNDCPTLEVNSVYNKIIDGFTEKMISLAVEDEVISISPELSFGPIFSRGHDENSNTDVVIWTLEPEVPEVLLFDENNELVSHSQYNNYVSFQNGLLFIYGENNHKPMIEIKSLNQNRELVDVKDYYWNDFHNDGAIVGITYDQENNTIKAQYQEESSICTNTMIINMENDEMDFEYTSVFKEYIDEASQLTVKIVKDENDHLLLMLFDKDGKLQDVSRGTNNEAQATNILDVKELDGKMMLLGQNNGSPYFVFPKITDGKWDYTDVYSYNYRGSGVMNDVTFDAENNTYLANYTMSDGYTNTININLNTGLAMIYDHISQNFVKDAITPTAIVIHETANRNVGADAYLHYRYWNNDYRGTSAHFGVDETSVFQYLDLDDKGWHVGTYKEELGISNSNSVGIEICVNIDGDYDVAVQNAVKLTVQLMIELNVPLDRVVTHQMASSWDKPCPSTMIQNGLAGRGYSFEDFKHDVEVLYNSLTAEQ from the coding sequence ATGAAATTTAAATCTATAGTAATCGCCTTTTTTTTGGTGTTTATTTTAGTTGCTTGTGATAAAACAGAAACCCAAACAACAACTGAAACAACAACTGAAGCCACTGAAACAACCCAAAAAAAAGAAGTGATTCAAGTAAGTACAGAAGCTATTGATTATGACATAATGTCAGGTATTAGTGAGTCAATTAATCTATCTAATGGGTCATCTGTGACTGGATTAACTGATGTTGAAGTTACTAAAAACTTAATAACATTTAATAATACACCACTACAAAATGAGATAATGACACCTTTAGAGAAGGTTAATCAATTGTCTTTAGATATACAAGTATTATTTAATGAAGCACTATCTAAGACCGTTTTTTATGAGGATAATTCAATTGATTTATCTTTAGATAATCTAACACTTGATATTAATTCTTATGAATTAAGTGATACCTCTTTGATAGAAAAAATTGAGGCAGATATCACTTTAACAACCAATCATGAATTAGTTAAATCTAATCATTTAACTGATGAGGTAAAGATTAATATTGTTTTTAATGAACAACTTTTTAAGATAAGTATGCAAAATAATGTAAGTAAGGATGAGGTTTTAAATCTTAAAATTGATTTGATTGAAAATAAGATAGAAGCAGGTTATAACCTTGATAATGAAGGTGTTTCTTTTACTATTCAAAATGATGAAGATGGAAATCAATTAATCAGAATAGAAAAAGCTAATTCAACAGAATCATCTGAACAAAATTTATATTTCTATGGTGATAAACGGAATGGTGCAATATTTAGTAAATTAGAAAAGCCACAAACAACTATTATAGATTATGAAGTATTTAATAAGCGAAATGGAACAATTTATAAAGCAATGTCGTTTGAGGGAGAAGAGGAATCTTATAGTTATAATGGGATAACGCTTAACAACATTAAAAATTGGCGAAATGCGATTATAAATGAATCAAGATTTGAATTAGGTTTAAATCATGATTTAACATTTGTACAAGAAAACTTAACGAACAGTTTAGTTACAGATAAGACGAATTATCATTTTTCTACGAATGGTTTCAATGTTAAAAATTCAAATATTTATGGGGATACCCCTTATTATTTAGCTGGTTATTTTATTGAAAGTCAAAATTATATTGAACAGATGTATCAATTAGATTTTGAGTTAAATGATTGTCCAACTTTAGAAGTTAATTCTGTATATAATAAAATTATTGATGGATTTACAGAAAAGATGATTAGTTTAGCTGTAGAAGATGAGGTTATTAGCATTTCTCCTGAACTAAGTTTTGGACCTATTTTTTCTAGAGGACATGATGAAAATTCAAATACTGATGTTGTAATTTGGACATTAGAACCAGAAGTACCTGAAGTTTTACTCTTTGATGAAAATAATGAACTAGTTTCTCATTCACAGTATAATAATTATGTTTCATTTCAAAATGGGTTACTCTTTATTTATGGCGAAAATAATCATAAACCAATGATTGAAATTAAGTCATTAAATCAAAATAGAGAATTAGTTGATGTGAAAGATTACTATTGGAATGATTTTCATAATGATGGAGCAATTGTTGGTATTACTTATGACCAAGAAAATAATACAATAAAAGCTCAATATCAAGAAGAATCATCTATCTGTACAAATACAATGATAATTAATATGGAGAATGATGAAATGGATTTTGAATATACAAGTGTATTTAAGGAATATATTGATGAAGCCTCACAATTAACAGTAAAGATTGTTAAAGATGAAAATGATCATTTATTATTAATGTTGTTTGATAAGGATGGAAAATTACAAGATGTCTCAAGAGGAACAAATAATGAAGCGCAAGCAACAAACATATTAGATGTTAAAGAATTAGATGGAAAAATGATGTTATTAGGACAAAATAATGGTAGTCCATATTTTGTTTTCCCTAAAATAACAGATGGAAAATGGGATTATACTGATGTTTATTCATATAATTATCGTGGTTCAGGTGTTATGAATGATGTAACATTTGATGCTGAGAATAACACTTATTTAGCTAATTATACAATGTCAGATGGTTACACTAATACAATCAATATTAATTTAAATACTGGTTTAGCAATGATTTATGATCATATTAGCCAAAATTTTGTTAAAGATGCGATAACACCAACAGCTATAGTAATTCATGAGACAGCCAATCGTAATGTTGGTGCTGATGCTTATTTACATTATAGATATTGGAACAATGATTATCGGGGAACATCAGCACACTTTGGGGTTGATGAAACAAGTGTTTTCCAATATTTAGATTTAGATGATAAAGGATGGCATGTTGGTACTTACAAAGAAGAACTAGGAATCTCTAATAGTAATTCAGTTGGAATTGAGATTTGTGTTAACATTGATGGGGATTATGATGTAGCAGTTCAAAATGCGGTTAAATTAACTGTACAATTAATGATTGAGTTAAATGTTCCATTAGATCGTGTTGTAACTCATCAAATGGCTAGTAGTTGGGATAAACCATGTCCATCAACAATGATTCAAAATGGTTTAGCAGGACGAGGATATAGTTTTGAAGATTTCAAACATGATGTTGAAGTGTTATATAATAGTTTAACAGCTGAACAATAA
- a CDS encoding NAD(P)/FAD-dependent oxidoreductase, which yields MISTDVLIIGGGASGLLAGLAACDLGKQVVIVEGANRIAKKILTTGNGRCNITNHKIKMPYQTFHGQNPTFFQSVLNQFTVEDTINLFNIYGLPLTTLNDGKMYPKSLQASSVVNLFLMNIEERDIPVYLNSKVINIKKQNNKFLVESTNSDNQYFLANKVLIACGGSAAPNTGSDGSINRIIKQFGHNIIKPLPTIVQLKLEYKHLKAISGVRFDALASIMVNQEMKRQEYDEVLFTDYGISGPAILQLSRYASVGLSHNQEVKISLDLFSKQSKQEMKDYFDARFALFGHRTVFQSLIGVLHKKLIPVILKNSGITDIHKTCDSLTYQEKIKLYQTLKNWTFICNGTNGFKNAQSTIGGVDTTEVYDKTLQSKLVEGLYFSGEVLDVDGDCGGYNLQWAWSSGYLAGKNMSEY from the coding sequence ATGATTTCTACAGATGTCCTAATTATAGGTGGGGGCGCTTCTGGGTTACTAGCAGGACTTGCTGCTTGTGATTTAGGAAAACAAGTTGTAATTGTAGAAGGTGCAAATCGGATCGCAAAAAAGATACTAACAACAGGTAATGGTCGTTGTAATATTACTAATCATAAAATCAAAATGCCTTATCAGACATTTCATGGACAAAACCCAACTTTTTTTCAATCTGTATTAAATCAATTTACTGTTGAAGATACAATTAATTTATTTAATATATATGGGTTACCCCTTACGACACTAAATGATGGGAAAATGTATCCAAAATCACTACAAGCATCTAGTGTTGTTAATCTTTTTTTAATGAATATTGAGGAAAGAGATATTCCTGTTTATTTAAATAGTAAGGTAATTAATATAAAGAAACAAAATAACAAGTTTTTAGTTGAATCCACAAATTCAGATAATCAGTATTTTCTAGCGAATAAAGTATTGATTGCTTGTGGAGGGAGTGCTGCACCTAATACAGGTTCTGATGGTAGTATTAATCGAATAATCAAGCAATTCGGTCATAACATCATAAAACCACTTCCGACAATTGTTCAGTTAAAACTTGAGTATAAGCACTTGAAGGCTATATCAGGCGTTCGATTTGATGCTTTAGCTTCGATTATGGTTAATCAAGAAATGAAACGGCAAGAATATGATGAAGTATTATTTACAGATTATGGTATTTCAGGTCCTGCTATTTTACAACTGAGTAGATATGCTTCTGTTGGGCTTTCTCATAATCAAGAAGTGAAAATTTCGCTTGATTTATTTTCTAAACAATCAAAACAGGAAATGAAAGACTATTTTGATGCCCGTTTTGCTTTATTTGGTCACAGAACGGTTTTTCAATCTTTAATTGGCGTTTTACATAAAAAATTAATACCAGTTATTTTAAAAAATAGTGGTATTACTGATATTCATAAAACTTGTGATAGTTTAACATATCAAGAAAAAATTAAACTTTACCAAACTTTGAAAAATTGGACTTTTATTTGTAATGGAACAAATGGTTTTAAAAATGCACAATCAACAATTGGTGGAGTAGATACCACTGAAGTATATGATAAAACATTACAATCAAAGCTTGTTGAAGGATTATATTTTTCTGGAGAGGTATTAGATGTTGATGGAGACTGTGGAGGTTATAATCTTCAGTGGGCATGGAGTAGTGGTTATCTAGCAGGAAAAAATATGAGTGAATATTAA